The segment CCCGTCTACGGCATCGGCATCCGGCGCCTGGACCTCGAGGACGAGCTGCACCTGCTGTTCCACCCGATCGACGAGGAGATCCCCGCGTGAGCGCTCAGGACCGTATCAACGCCTACTGGACCGGCCGGGCGCCCGCGTACGACGAATACCAGCAGCGGCCGGACCGGCTCGCCGCGGACGATCAGGCCTGGTCCGAGATCTGGCAGAGCGCGCTGTCCGGCGTACCCCGCGATGTTCTTGATGTTCTCGATGTGGGAACCGGGAGTGGCCAGGTGGCCATGACCCTCGCCCGGCTGGGCCATCGGGTCACCGGCGTCGACCTGGCCGAAGGCATGCTGGAACGCGCCCGCGCGCACGCCGCCACGATCGAGGGCGGCCCGGACTTCCGGCTCGGCGACGCGGTCGACCCCGGCTTCCCGGACGCCACCTTCGACGCGGTCGTCGGCCGCTACGTGATGTGGACGCTGCGCGAGCCGCAGACCGCGGTCGCCAACTGGATCCGCCTGCTGCGTCCCGGCGGCATCGTCGCCATGGTCGACAGCACCTGGTTCCCGGACGGCCTGGACAACGCCTCGGAGAACTTCGCCGGCTTCTACGACGACTCGGTGCAAGCGGTGCTGCCGTTGGCCGCCGCC is part of the Actinoplanes sp. NBC_00393 genome and harbors:
- a CDS encoding class I SAM-dependent methyltransferase translates to MSAQDRINAYWTGRAPAYDEYQQRPDRLAADDQAWSEIWQSALSGVPRDVLDVLDVGTGSGQVAMTLARLGHRVTGVDLAEGMLERARAHAATIEGGPDFRLGDAVDPGFPDATFDAVVGRYVMWTLREPQTAVANWIRLLRPGGIVAMVDSTWFPDGLDNASENFAGFYDDSVQAVLPLAAAKSIDETVLLMANAGLRDVTATPLTTIYRLDQQYGVAENHEVQMQFLITGRRSEK